In Pseudomonadota bacterium, the following proteins share a genomic window:
- a CDS encoding ureidoglycolate hydrolase gives MTQSTPTYLFEPAEKPSLDVVDVPLIEATDDSVKGYGHLVDQPDDVEIEIVRWPQQGWRPVDDGTGDEAGWVEGVFHGSWAGDVLMGTNDAVNGHYVLGWSTD, from the coding sequence GTGACGCAGTCTACGCCAACCTACCTGTTCGAGCCTGCGGAGAAACCGTCGCTGGACGTGGTCGATGTGCCGCTGATCGAAGCAACCGATGACTCCGTCAAAGGCTATGGCCACCTGGTCGACCAACCCGACGACGTCGAGATCGAAATCGTACGTTGGCCTCAGCAGGGCTGGCGACCGGTCGACGACGGCACCGGCGACGAGGCCGGCTGGGTCGAGGGTGTCTTCCACGGCAGTTGGGCCGGCGACGTCCTGATGGGCACCAACGATGCTGTCAACGGCCACTACGTCCTCGGCTGGTCAACCGACC
- a CDS encoding aromatic ring-hydroxylating dioxygenase subunit alpha yields the protein MAARKPVNPTLKKLKALAKLPIEKAWALPPEIYHDPEIHALETERIFRHDWLCAGRAESIPKKGDYFTYRIVDQPIIVIRGSDGAVHAWSNICRHRMMRLLDGSGSCRRIVCPYHAWTYDIDGQLVAVKHMDRTEGFDKSHIRLHPVRSEVWNGWVYVTLNDEAQSVAELLAPLDEITADYRMGDYVEVVRQDHVWNTNWKLLTENFMEGYHLPVTHRKTVGSFFPAEETEFGDGKPHEAFTYQLFQKTTEAPIGTAHPDNKVLKGRWRTTSVMPTVFPSHMYVLAPDHLWYLSLQPAGIDMVAIRYGVAFAPEKLADTNDRDALVNDAAEFLWEVNLEDRFVVEGLFEGTAAPLAEAGPLSWLERENHEFAGYLSQRLTS from the coding sequence ATGGCGGCACGCAAGCCGGTTAATCCCACACTGAAGAAGCTGAAGGCGCTGGCCAAGCTGCCGATCGAAAAGGCGTGGGCGCTGCCACCGGAGATCTATCACGATCCGGAAATACATGCGCTCGAAACGGAGCGCATTTTTCGCCACGACTGGCTGTGCGCCGGACGCGCAGAATCAATTCCAAAAAAGGGCGACTACTTCACTTATCGAATCGTCGACCAGCCGATCATCGTGATCCGCGGCTCAGACGGTGCGGTGCACGCGTGGTCGAACATCTGCCGCCACCGCATGATGCGCCTGCTGGACGGCTCCGGCAGTTGCCGGCGGATCGTCTGTCCCTATCACGCCTGGACCTACGACATCGACGGCCAGCTCGTCGCGGTCAAACACATGGATAGGACCGAAGGCTTCGACAAGTCCCACATTCGCCTGCATCCCGTTCGATCGGAGGTCTGGAACGGCTGGGTCTATGTCACCTTGAACGACGAGGCCCAGAGCGTCGCTGAGCTGTTGGCGCCGCTTGACGAGATCACCGCGGACTACCGCATGGGCGACTACGTGGAGGTCGTGCGCCAGGACCACGTCTGGAACACCAACTGGAAGCTGCTGACCGAGAACTTCATGGAGGGTTACCACCTGCCGGTGACCCATCGCAAAACGGTCGGCAGTTTCTTCCCGGCCGAGGAGACCGAGTTCGGCGACGGCAAGCCGCACGAGGCCTTCACCTACCAGTTGTTTCAGAAGACGACCGAGGCGCCGATCGGTACTGCGCACCCCGATAACAAGGTGCTTAAGGGCCGGTGGCGCACGACCTCTGTCATGCCGACGGTGTTCCCCAGCCACATGTATGTCCTGGCGCCCGACCACCTGTGGTACCTGTCGCTGCAGCCGGCTGGGATCGATATGGTGGCGATCCGCTACGGCGTCGCATTCGCGCCGGAGAAACTGGCGGACACCAACGACCGCGACGCCCTGGTCAACGATGCTGCCGAGTTCCTCTGGGAGGTCAACCTGGAGGACCGCTTCGTCGTCGAAGGGCTCTTCGAAGGCACCGCCGCGCCACTCGCCGAGGCCGGCCCGCTGTCATGGCTTGAACGCGAGAACCACGAGTTCGCTGGTTACCTCTCTCAGCGGCTGACGTCCTAA
- a CDS encoding MaoC family dehydratase N-terminal domain-containing protein — MPAQTQAGTTDRSGIIGQFGPTFDVPVERGAVRAFARSVYAPWSVYLDDERAVIPPTFLTTANVNWGYTLERPRGTVLEELDHDLSVPLHAEETYLFHGTPPRVDDRLTARACLESLTEKPRKRGGGLTFLVLLTEFRDSDGVLVAEARSTTVTTHGASDEPTDWGSEPPAYQPRYVSLEPPDPFAAIASATWVDVNVGRGPGPISLGPLTMHEMVRYQAAGGEDNPLHYDLAHARAEGFPGMFGVGMHQAGGLASYAARWLGPQNVRSFRSRFTNVFWVGDPLTYDGKVVALREEDGQRFADLELTCTRDSDDAVIVHVWMTFELAV; from the coding sequence ATGCCAGCACAAACACAAGCCGGCACGACGGATCGTTCCGGCATCATCGGCCAATTCGGGCCGACCTTTGACGTGCCGGTGGAACGTGGTGCTGTACGCGCCTTCGCGCGTTCCGTCTATGCGCCCTGGTCGGTCTATCTTGATGACGAGCGGGCCGTCATCCCCCCGACATTCCTGACAACGGCCAATGTCAACTGGGGCTATACGCTGGAGCGGCCACGCGGAACCGTGTTGGAAGAGCTGGATCATGACCTCAGCGTGCCGCTTCACGCCGAGGAGACGTATCTGTTTCACGGCACGCCGCCGCGCGTTGACGACCGGCTGACGGCGCGCGCCTGTCTGGAGTCCTTAACGGAGAAACCACGCAAACGTGGCGGTGGGCTGACTTTCCTGGTTCTGTTGACGGAGTTTCGCGACAGCGACGGCGTGCTTGTCGCCGAAGCGCGCTCGACCACGGTGACCACACACGGCGCATCAGATGAACCGACCGATTGGGGATCCGAACCGCCGGCTTACCAGCCCCGCTACGTAAGCCTGGAACCGCCCGACCCGTTTGCCGCGATCGCATCGGCCACATGGGTGGACGTTAATGTCGGCCGTGGTCCGGGGCCAATATCTCTGGGGCCCCTCACCATGCACGAGATGGTGCGCTATCAAGCCGCCGGCGGCGAGGACAACCCCCTGCACTACGACCTCGCCCACGCGCGCGCCGAGGGCTTTCCGGGCATGTTCGGCGTCGGCATGCATCAGGCCGGCGGCCTGGCGAGCTATGCCGCCCGGTGGCTGGGTCCACAGAACGTCCGCAGCTTCCGCAGCAGGTTCACTAACGTCTTCTGGGTCGGCGATCCCCTGACCTATGACGGCAAAGTCGTGGCGCTGCGCGAAGAGGACGGCCAGCGGTTCGCTGACCTGGAGCTGACCTGCACGCGCGACAGCGATGATGCTGTCATTGTCCATGTCTGGATGACATTCGAACTCGCTGTCTAA
- a CDS encoding MBL fold metallo-hydrolase, with product MTIPTAKDWYATERLSDDVTLIWEPHVDPGIRCNMWHVRGRDRDLLVDSGLGVAPLRESIALLAERPVWCLGTHSHFDHVGAHHEFDERIMHGAEVDIMTSPTRENMAIDQYVTADIFTAYPYEGFDVETYTVKAAPPTRLVDDGDVIDLGDRVFDVLYLPGHSLGELGLFERKSGIFFSGDCIYDGNLIDDGEDSNADDYVESMERVKELPVSVCHGGHYASMGRERMVEVADEYIAGRRKAGCPAAD from the coding sequence ATGACGATACCGACAGCCAAAGACTGGTACGCGACCGAGCGGCTCAGCGACGACGTGACGCTGATCTGGGAACCCCATGTCGACCCCGGTATCCGCTGCAATATGTGGCATGTCAGGGGGCGAGACCGCGATCTCTTGGTCGATTCGGGATTAGGCGTCGCGCCACTTCGTGAGAGCATCGCACTGTTGGCCGAGCGGCCGGTCTGGTGCCTGGGGACCCACAGTCACTTCGACCATGTGGGTGCCCATCACGAGTTTGACGAACGCATCATGCACGGTGCGGAAGTTGACATCATGACGTCGCCGACGCGCGAGAACATGGCGATCGACCAATACGTTACCGCCGATATCTTCACCGCCTATCCCTATGAGGGCTTTGACGTGGAAACCTACACCGTGAAGGCCGCGCCGCCGACGCGGCTGGTCGACGATGGTGACGTCATCGATCTTGGCGACCGTGTCTTCGACGTGCTTTACCTGCCGGGTCACTCGCTCGGCGAGTTGGGACTCTTCGAGCGCAAATCAGGGATCTTCTTCTCGGGCGATTGCATCTATGACGGCAACCTCATTGACGACGGCGAGGACTCCAACGCCGACGACTACGTGGAGAGCATGGAGCGCGTGAAGGAACTGCCGGTGAGCGTCTGTCACGGTGGCCACTACGCCAGCATGGGGCGGGAGCGGATGGTTGAGGTCGCCGACGAGTACATTGCCGGGCGCCGCAAGGCCGGCTGCCCAGCTGCAGACTAA